From the genome of Nocardia mangyaensis:
CTCCTGAGGTCGGCGAGCTCATCGCGGTCGTGGGCGGTGGCCTCGCCGCCGAAGGTGTTGCGCCGCTGGTCCGATGGCCGGTTGTGCCGCGTGCGGCGGCGAGTTCGTGGCCCGGATAGTCTGCGCGGATGACCCTGCTCTTCCTGGCACTGGCCATCGCCACCGAGGTGACGGCGACCGTCTCGCTGAAGCTGTCGGAAGGCTTCACCAAGCTGGTGCCCTCGATCGTCGTAGTCCTCGGTTACGGCGCGGCGTTCTTCTTCTTGTCCCAGGCCTTGAAGCGCGGAATGGCGATCGGCGTCGCCTACGGCATCTGGTCCGCCGTCGGCGTGGCGGCGATCGCGACCATCGGCGTCTTGTTCCTGGGGGAGCGGCTCACCCTCATCCAGGTCGGCGGAATCGGCCTGGTGATCCTGGGCGTCCTCGCCCTGGAACTCGGCGGCGCACACTGAGATCGGCCACGGTGCTGGACGGTTGGTCAGAGTTCCGCGCGGACGCGGAAGCCGGCGTCACGGAGCGCGTCGAGGACCTCGTCGCGGTGGGTGGGGCCGCGGGTTTCGGCGGTGAGGGAGACCTCGACCTCGTCGACGGCCAGCCACATGCCGGTGCGGGAGTGGACGATGTCGACCACGCTGGCACCCGCGCGGCCGAGTACGCCGAGCAGTGCCGACAGGGCGCCGGGGCGGTCGGCGATGGTGACCCGCATCGCCAAGTAGCGGCCTGCCGCGCTGAGCCCGTGGCCGATCACGCGGGTGAGCAGC
Proteins encoded in this window:
- a CDS encoding DMT family transporter: MTLLFLALAIATEVTATVSLKLSEGFTKLVPSIVVVLGYGAAFFFLSQALKRGMAIGVAYGIWSAVGVAAIATIGVLFLGERLTLIQVGGIGLVILGVLALELGGAH